A stretch of Mastomys coucha isolate ucsf_1 unplaced genomic scaffold, UCSF_Mcou_1 pScaffold3, whole genome shotgun sequence DNA encodes these proteins:
- the Ankrd66 gene encoding ankyrin repeat domain-containing protein 66 yields MELSKISDMTKLHQAVAAGDCNSVKKILKKGLCDPNYKDEDWNDRTPLHWAAIRGQMEVIHLLIQYGARPCLVTDVGWTAAHFAAESGHLNVLKALHALHSAIDAADFFGDTPKRIAQIYGQKDCVDFLEMAELECKDRRQRELLLDERDPDWDLKKRELELSLPAPDQTANKKKKKIRGSTRLIHSNPWRI; encoded by the exons ATGGAATTGTCAAAAATATCAGACATGACCAAGCTCCACCAGGCTGTGGCTGCAGGGGACTGCAATTCAGTGAAGAAAATTTTGAAGAAAGGTCTCTGTGACCCAAACTACAAGGATGAAGACTGGAATGACAGGACCCCGCTTCATTGGGCTGCGATCAGAG GGCAAATGGAGGTGATCCATCTCCTGATACAATATGGAGCCAGACCCTGCTTGGTAACTGATGTAGGCTGGACAGCAGCTCACTTTGCAGCTGAGTCAGGCCACCTGAATGTACTCAAAGCTCTGCACGCACTTCACTCTGCCATTGACGCTGCTGACTTTTTTGGAGACACACCCAAGAGGATTGCACAGATCTACGGTCAGAAAGACTGCGTGGACTTCCTGGAGAT GGCAGAACTGGAATGCAAGGACCGTCGCCAGAGAGAGCTGTTGCTTGATGAGCGGGATCCAGATTGGGACCTCAAGAAAAGAGAGCTAGAGCTGTCCCTTCCAGCTCCGGATCAAACCgccaacaaaaagaagaagaaaatccgAGGCTCCACCAGGCTTATCCATTCCAACCCCTGGAGGATATGA